A window of Eucalyptus grandis isolate ANBG69807.140 chromosome 4, ASM1654582v1, whole genome shotgun sequence genomic DNA:
atataaattcaatatataaatatatatttagtatttatattattacatattttagataTCTTAgtattttaggaaaattagtatagtttactatttaataaaattttattagaaaataatggaagagaaaaaaataaataaaacatagaaagaagaagaaaaaataaagtaggcaaaAGTGTCATGATAGACAAAAGTGTCATGAGAGATTTTTACTATCTcaaattgtgcaaatttttgattcatttgcaataatatatcgtttatatcaaataatgtaTATAATATGATGTAATTATATATGGCTTTATTAATGCGATTCATCAAGTAATTAATAAGATATGATAAAGCAAGATCTCTAGACTTCACAtcttattcaatttagtcccgTTCTGACTAAAATGTAGCTTTATAGTTTATGGAACGGAGATAAATTTAATATGAACTCATAAATATAAACTTCGATAACCTAAAAGGATAGGGATAAAATTGAGAAGGGGAAGAATCGGTGGAGATTTTTATTGCAGTTTGGCAAGTGGGTGGACCATCACGTGACGACAAGAGAGAACACATTATAATCTCTCCATGGGCAATTATACAAATTGCACCGCCGATGGCCAAATGGCAAGGGAAAATACTTCGCAAGATTCTCTTCGAACTTTCCTCACAAAAGTTAGGCTCCCAAAAAGacgttatatatatatgggcAAACCTCCATCAAAAACCGCAAAAATAGAAAGACAACACCGGAATGAATCCATTAACATCTCTTTCTGCCCTCTCTGCTGTCCTCCTCTTCATCGTCGTTTCGCTCCATCTCTCTCCTTCATGGGCAGCCTCGGACTCCGTGTACGACACCTTCCTCCAGTGCCTCACCCACCGCACACAGCCGTCCGACCACATCTCCGACATCGTCTACTCACGGGCCAACTCCTCTTTCGCCAACGTCCTCGTGTCCTACGTCCGTAACCGCCGCTTCAACTCGTCGTTGACGCCGAAGCCGCTCGTCATCGTGACGCCCAAGCAGGAGTCCCATGTGCAGGCCGCCGTCCTGTGCTCCAAGGACCTCGGCATCCACCTGAAGATCCGCAGTGGCGGGCACGATTATGAGGGCATATCGTACGTTTCCGACGATGCGTTCTTCATCCTCGACATGTTCAACCTCCGGTCAATCAACGTCAACATCCAGAAGGAGACCGCGTGGGTCCAGGCTGGCGCGACTTTGGGAGAGTTGTACTACCGGATTTGGGAGAAGAGCAAGCTCCACGGCTTCCCTGCTGGTGTTTGTCCCACGGTCGGCGTGGGAGGCCACTTTAGCGGCGCCGGGTATGGCAACATGCTGCGGAAGTACGGCCTGTCGGTCGACAACGTCCTTGACGCGAGGATGGTGGACGTCCGAGGGCGGATTCTCGATAGAAAAGCCATGGGAGAGGATTTGTTCTGGGCGATCATCGGGGGAGGCGGGGCGAGCTTCGGAGTCATTCTGGCTTATCAGATTAAGCTAGTTCCAGTCCCGGAGAAGGTCACAGTCTTTCGGGTGGAAAAGACGCTCGATCAGAACGCAACAGATCTCGTGTACAAATGGCAATTCGTGGCTCCGAGAACTGACCACGGCCTATTCATGAGGCTTTTATTGCAGCCAGTCACTTCCCAGACCCAAAAGGGACAGAAAACGTTGAGGGCCACTGTGGTTACATTGTTCCTAGGAAATTCAGATCAGCTCCTGGCAATTACTGACAAGGAGTTACCTGAAATGGGGTTAAAGAAGGAGAATTGCACGGAGTTGAGTTGGATCGAGTCAGTTCTCTGGTGGGATGGCTTCGACGAAGGCACCATCCCCGCCCTGGAGACCTTGCTGAGCCGAGACGATTCCACCAACTTCCTCAAGAGGAAGTCAGACTACGTCCAAACTCCGATCTCGAAGGCTAATCTTGATTGGCTCTGGAAGAAGATGATCGAACTGGGGAAAGTGGGGCTCGTGTTCAATCCATACGGAGGGCGGATGAGCGAGATCCCGTCGTCGGCGACCCCATTCCCTCACCGGGCTGGAAATCTGTTCAAGATTCAGTACTCCATCAATTGGAGCGAGGATGACCCGGAACTGGAGAAGAATTACTTGGCGCAAATCAGGAGTCTGTACAATTACACTACTCCATTTGTGTCGAAGAACCCAAGGAGTACGTACTTGAACTACAGAGACCTGGACATTGGGACTAGCACCGATGGCAAGAACAGCTACGAAGAAGGGCAAGTCTATGGGGTCAAGTACTTCAATGACAATTTTGAGAGGTTGGTCAAAGTGAAAACTGCGGTTGATCCCAACAATTTCTTCAGGAACGAGCAGAGCATCCCTCCTCTGCCAAAGTGAAGAggcaatctttttcttttcttatcgaTTGATTTAGTTACACATTCTCGATGAATAGTGATTGCTCCAACAAGATAGTATGTCATAGTAATTCCGCAATCATATGTAACAGCAAAATACTTTTTCTTTACTCTATACTTATTGGTAATGAAATGATTTCTTTGCAACGATCGACATTAGCGTACTGTTTCTTTCTCGTCCTTTTGTTGGGAGATAGTGCTTCCGACATTGCTAGGAGAATTGGTGGGTGTTGGATCATGGATGGACCACACGGAAGGGGAATAAAACGTGGGACAGCTTTGATGTCGGCTAACCAATCTatgaaaagaaatgcatggTTGGACTATTCTAAGTCACACAAGTCTCTTCCACTTTAATTAGGTGGGTTTCCCATAAAAGAAAAGCCATGAGATATTTACGAGCGACGGTGACAAAATCGGGTGGTTTAAACGCCACAATTGACCAGGCGCGTCAGTGAACTTTGCGTGTACCAATCCAGGACAAGACTTGCGTCGGCCCAGGCCAGCAGAAGAATTTCCTTTCCTATGGATAAGTATTGGACGGGTCCGAACATATCATGGCCATTGATCTTGTGAGAAATGAGAATCACAAGTGCCGCCCGTATTTTTAACAGCCATCATAGACCCGATCATGGTGGATTCAGGTCTAGACAAGTATGTACGCAGCTTTGTTTGAATTTTAAAGACTCCCCACAAAAATGTGGTTAGTGGTGACTTTTGTCTTTTATAGATTGTTctaaaaactaaataataaatgaactcATTGTGAGGGTATGGGTCTCAACGAGACTCACCATAATTTAGCATGCTTAATGTGGCAGTAACCTAaaagatgaagtgatgccatccatATGGGTGAAGACTACGGTCGAGAGGGCTATCATCATAAAAATACTCCAAAATTTGATATTAACACCCGATCTTCTCCTTCAAGGTGTGTGACCCGTGTGAATATGAATCATGACACCTTCTATTGGCACGCGAGGTATAAGCTTGGGAGATCTCACAACCCTGAATGAGCGAGCTCATAAGGGTTCATCTCAAAAGATGAGGTGAAGACGTCTTTTGAGATGCGAATCGTAAGAGAACTCTCATGATCAAGTACCATAAACCCAACATTTTCCTCCCCATATGAGGGACCTGAGGGGGTCAGGTTGTGATAGTTGAGAAAACGTTCATTTGCATTGATGTTCACAATTGATCAAAGATAAGTTGTCCATTTCTACAAGGCTTTAAGCTTGTTGTTGAATCTCAAAATAAAGCAGGtataaaaaagatataaatGCGAACTTACAAGAGATGTAGAAGGTTTTAATTACTACATATATTTTTGGAGAAAGCATATAGATCTTTGtgattttaaacaatttttttttaaagagaatgtTTAATCCATGATTTGGCTTTTGAATCTCACAGAAAATGATAGTGGCAAAGTTAtagtattttcttttgtctgtccatcttctaatttttaaaaatatgagcaacaatttcataattgatcaatttagtgTAAAAAATTTACGAACGATTATTTTAGTTTCACTTTTAAAAGGGTCCATTCAATTGACTTTGGCAAGCCATGTCAATTTTTTGGTGAATTAAGTCATTGGAATTATTTAAGtaatcacttttcaaaagttgtgacactcaaatgattatttataaaGTTCTAGCAACAAAGTGGGTATGGTAGACATGAATTCTGTCCTTTTTTCCAAAATGGGGACATGTAtatgttgacatctaaatttcgCCATTTTACTTAAGACTTAATAGCATTAAAAGTTATGAATTAGTcgctaaaaaaaataaaaaaattattaagaaaacGAGAGAggccgggtcgggccggatccgaCCTTGGCCCGGTCcgcatctctttcttctccccccGTGTGGGCCTGGGCCCGGTCccatttccttccttttctttcccctcgCACGGCCCGGCCCTTCCTCCCCTCAGCCCGGCCCGTTGGCTTTCCTCCTTCCCTTTTGTCCTTCGACGACCTGCAAAAAACAGAACGGGAGCAGCACAACGACAGAGGAGCAGGGGGATCGGTGCGGCATCCGCGGGTCGGGGGCAGCCCAGCCGGCAGCTAGTACGGTAGGGGTCTTTGCACGGACCTGCAGAAGAAAAGTGAACAAAAAGAGAACATCAACACAGGGGCACCGAGGGGGatttggccgagagagattTGAGAGGGCCTTTGGCGAGAGAGCTTGAAGGAAGGAGAGGAGTAGAAACGGAGAGTGACCGGGAAGAAGGAGGCCCCGAATCCACCTCAGCCGAGCATCGCTCAGCCACCCCCGACGCGAGCTTGCTCCTCCTAGCCGGAACCACCAAGCCGTGGCTTCCCTTTCCTTGAATTCAAGTTTTTGCGGTGAGTTTCCTGGCTTTTGGTTCAACTCGTGTCGATTTCCCAAGGATTCCGGCTCGGGGCGTGCGAGGCGACCGGACATTGTTCGATATATCGATCTTGCCCGCCGTTCGCCACCCTCGAGCCGGGTAGGGACCTCCGCcgaccttttttttctttgtgccCTGTTTTTGTCCTGTTCCCtcataatgtttttttttttttttttttttgcatggtTTACTGATTTGGGACGTGAGTTTCGGGTTCTCACTTATGTTGTCCTTTGTTGATGTTGAGCATTCCATGCCATGCTCGTTGAGCTGTGATCTAGTTTCGAGTCTTGTTCTTGTCCGCGGCTGCCTTGAGCCAATGCACCTTaggtgtttgataaaatgccctTGAAGCGCTTCGGGAAAATAGCCACTGCCTTTGCCGTTTCCGAAGCTCATGTATAGTCGTTTTGATCGATAGTTACTGAGGTTGTCTTGCATGAAGCCTTAACTCGTTGATCGTGGGTAGTGGTTAGTGAGGTTGAGCAGTGGCATTTCTTCAAGAGAGATCTTGACAATGGTGATGTTCTCGGCAAAGAAGAGAACGTCGAAAAGGGAGCTTCAGTGAGAAATGAAATCACGCCTAGTTAAAGgacaattaaataaagaaaagaaaataagagaaacaAACAAAAGTATTGAAAAGAGAGATAGCATCAATATGTAAGCCGTTTTAAGCGAGTGGGCTGGATGGACTTTAGGAGTGTCTGTCTCATTTTCAAAGGGTAacatttgtcttctttttgtCCATTTTCGCGTGCATTTTGCGGATATCCAAACTTGTGGCCGTACGTCACACCTCACGTCCATCTTGTGTTTTgcattttatataaatttgagTTTGTTGGATAGTGGCGCACGCTGTTCTCGACTTGGTATGGAGTAAATATATGTGGAGATCatgtgttggaagatatgcgatCTTATGGATTTGTACAATATTTAGATTGATATGGTAAATCAATTAGTATCAATCTAATATAGGATTTGATTTGTaatattctttatttccattttcCTGTACATGCCTGTGCTATAATTGTAGAAGCATTGTACACTATTGTCATACGGAAGAGAATATACAaactttctccatttttccttGTTCCT
This region includes:
- the LOC104440645 gene encoding berberine bridge enzyme-like 21; translation: MNPLTSLSALSAVLLFIVVSLHLSPSWAASDSVYDTFLQCLTHRTQPSDHISDIVYSRANSSFANVLVSYVRNRRFNSSLTPKPLVIVTPKQESHVQAAVLCSKDLGIHLKIRSGGHDYEGISYVSDDAFFILDMFNLRSINVNIQKETAWVQAGATLGELYYRIWEKSKLHGFPAGVCPTVGVGGHFSGAGYGNMLRKYGLSVDNVLDARMVDVRGRILDRKAMGEDLFWAIIGGGGASFGVILAYQIKLVPVPEKVTVFRVEKTLDQNATDLVYKWQFVAPRTDHGLFMRLLLQPVTSQTQKGQKTLRATVVTLFLGNSDQLLAITDKELPEMGLKKENCTELSWIESVLWWDGFDEGTIPALETLLSRDDSTNFLKRKSDYVQTPISKANLDWLWKKMIELGKVGLVFNPYGGRMSEIPSSATPFPHRAGNLFKIQYSINWSEDDPELEKNYLAQIRSLYNYTTPFVSKNPRSTYLNYRDLDIGTSTDGKNSYEEGQVYGVKYFNDNFERLVKVKTAVDPNNFFRNEQSIPPLPK